The window AACAGGCACAAAGAGAAACCAGAGAAAGAGCATTCCCGAGAAAGAAAGGCCTCAAGGAGCACTGAGATGGAGAAGAGCCTGCTGGAGAAGCTGGAGGAAGAGGCTCTGCATGAGTACCGAGAAGACTCCAATGACAAAATCAGCGAGGTCTCTTCCGACAGCTTTGCAGATCGGGGCCAGGAGCCTGGCCTGAGCACCCTCCTGGAGGTGTCCTTCTCAGAGCCTCCACCAGAAGACAAGGCCAGGGATAGCTCCTGCCttgcagagaagctcagggagaaaGAGAGGCATAGGCACTCCTCCTcgtcatccaagaaaagccacgAACGGGAGAAAGCCAAGAAGGAGAAgtcagagaagaaggaaaagggtgAAGACTACAAGGAGAGTGGCAACAGGAAAGACTCCAGCCAGTATGAAAAGGACTTCTTGGAGTCAGACACATACGGGATCACTTACTCCACAAAAGCTGATGCAGAGGAGGACCTGGATAAAACCATTGAACTATTTTctgctgaaaagaaagaaagaaacgattCTGAAAGAGAAGCttccaagaaaatagaaaaagaattaaaGCCTTATGGATCCAGTACTATCAGCATcctgaaagagaggaagaagagagaaaagcacagggacaagTGGAGGGACGAGAAGGAGAAGCACAGGGACAAGCATGTGGATGGGTTTCTGCGGCACCACAGGGACGAGCCAAGGCTCACAGCCAAGGACAAGGACAACCCTCTCAGTGCCTTCAAGGAGAAGTGCAGGGATGAGGGCCTGAAGCTCAGCGAGACCAAGCTCAAGGAGAAGCTCAAGGAGAACACAGAGCGAGAAAAGGGTGACCCCGTGAAGATGAGCAATGGGAATGACAAGCTCCCATCATCCAGAGACCTGGGCAAGAAGGAGCCCCGGCCCCGAGAAAAGCTGCTGGGAGATGGTGACCTGATGATGACCAGCTTTGAGAGAATGCTGTCCCAGAAGGACCTGGAGATCGAGGAGAGGCACAAGCGACACAAGGAGCGGATGAAGCAGATGGAGAAGATGAGGCACAGGTCTGGAGACCCCAAGCTCAAGGAGAAGACGAAGCCCTCAGATGATGGGCGGAAGAAGAGCCTGGACATTCCTTCCAAAAAGCCTCTAGGGCTGGACCCTCCCTTTAAGGACAAAAAGCTGAAGGAATCAGCTCCCATGCTACCCACCACTGAAAGCAAACCACCCCCGGGACCAGGTGCGGAGCCCAAGGATTGGCTAGCTGGGCCCTCCCTGAAGGAGGTCCTGCCGGCCTCCCCCCGGCCTGAGCAGGGCCGGCCCACCGGAGTGCCCACGCCCACCTCAGTAGTGTCATGCCCCAGCTATGAGGAGGTGATGCACACGCCCAGGACCCCCTCCTGCAGCGCGGACGACTACCCTGACCTGGTGTTCGACTGTGCTGACTCTCAACACTCGATGCCCGTCTCCACCACGTCCACCAGCGCCTGCTCCCCACCATTTTTTGACAGGTTCTCTGTGGCCTCAAGTGGGGTTTCGGAAAACCCAGGCCAGACACCCACAAGGCCAGTCTCCACAAACCTGTACCGCTCAATCTCTGTGGACATCAGGAGGACCCCCGAGGAGGAATTCAGTGTTGGGGACAAGCTGTTCAGGCAGCAGAGTGTCCCTGCCGCCCCCAGTTTCGACTCCCCAGTGCAGCACTTGCTGGAAGACAAAGCTTCTTTGCCAGCTGTTCCTGCGGAGAAATTTGCCTGCCTTTCCCCGGGGTACTACTCACCAGACTATGGCGTCCCCTCGCCCAAGACAGACACCCTGCACTGCCCACCAGCCGTGGTGGGCAGTGCCACGCCATCCCCCGAGGGAGTCTTCTCTAACCTCCCAGCGAAGTCCTCTCCTTCCCCCAGGGCTGAGCTTCTGGCCCCCACTGTGGAAGGCACCCTGCCCCCTGATCTGGGCCTCCCCCTGGATGCCACCGAGGACCAGCAGGCCACCGCTGCCATCATCCCCCCGGAGCCCAGCTACCTGGAGCCTCTGGACGAGGGCCCCTTCAGTGCTGTCATCACTGAAGAGCCTGTCGAGTGGACCCACCCTGCCACTGAGCAGGCCCTTTCTTCCACACTGGTGGCAAGTGCCTCCGACAACCCTGTCAGCTGGCCTGTTGGCCCCGACCTTCTGCTGAAGTCGCCACAGAGGTTCCCAGAGTCCCCCAAACATTTCTGCCCCACAGAGTCCCTCCATGCCACCACCCCAGGGCCCTTTAGTGCTGCAGAGCCCCAGTACCCTGTTTCCCCAGTCTCCTACCCTTTGCCTGCGCCTGAGCCAGGCCTGGAGGAAGTCAAAGATGACGGGGAGGGAGCAGTGCCTGCTGCCATTTCTGCCTCGGAAGGAAGCGCTGCCTATGCTGCTCCTGCCAGGCTTGACTCCTTCTTCAGCAACTGCAAGTCTCTTCCAGATGGGCCCCTCGACACGGCCCCCGAGCCCACATGTGTacccactgtggctcaggtggaggcTCTGGGGCCCCTGGAGAGCACCTTCCTGGACAGTGGTCACAACCTATCCACTCTTGCCCAGGTGGACCCGGTGCCCTGGCCCGATGCTTTCACCAGCCCTGAGGATGAGCTGGACTTGGGGCCCTTCTCACTGCCAGAGCTCCCTCTTCAAGCCAAAGACACTTCAGACGTTGAGGCTGAAGCTGCGGAGGGCAGTACTGTTCCTCCAGAAGAAAGCCCTGCAGGGGCTCCCGGGATCCTCAGTGGTGGGGTCTCTGCACTGGCAGCTGAGGAGCAGCCAGCACCCCCTTCTGAGCAGCCATCCCCCCAACCCCCTGCCGAGCCTGAGCCCTCAGAgggcccaaagccagaagtggccccggAAGCCACAGCAGAGGCAGAAAACCTAGTGGGTAAGCGGGCCCCTGAGGACTTGGAATCCAGCTCCGTGCCTGTTTCTGGCCCCCCCGAACAGTGTCCCCTAGGGGGTGGAGATGAAAGCAAGGCTGAAGAGCCCTGTGccactgcacactgcacacccGATGGTGGCCCTAGTGTGGATGATGTGACACAGGCACATGACAGTGTTGAAATCGCACATGTGACACCCCCCTCGGAAGGGACTCTAGGCGGCGCCCCACCAGAAGCCACGGATCCAGAGCCGAAGCCCATGGCTGAAACCCCGAAGGCCCCCAAAGTGGAGGAAGTCCCCCAGCGCATGACCCGGAACAGGGCCCAGATGCTGGCCAGCCAGAGCAAGCAGAGCACTCCCCCCACAGAAAAGGAACCCACCCCTGTCCCAGCCTCCAGAGCCAAGGGCCGCACCTCTGAGGAGGAGGATGCCCAGGCCCAGCACCCCCGCAAGCGCCGGTTCCAGCGCTCCAGCCAGCAGCTCCAGCAGCAGCTGAACACATCCACCCAGCAGACGAGGGAGGTGATCCAGCAGACGCTGGCCGCCATCGTGGATGCCATCAAGCTCGATGCCATCGAGCCCTACCACAGCGACAGGTCCAACCCATACTTTGAGTACCTTCAGATCAGAAAAAAGATAGAAGAGAAGCGGAAGATCCTCTGCTGCATCACCCCACAGGCACCCCAGTGCTATGCCGAGTATGTCACCTACACAGGCTCCTACCTCCTGGATGGCAAGCCCCTCAGCAAGCTGCACATTCCCGTGGTGAGTCCCGGCACCCACATGGCCGTGTAcgcgtgcgcacatgcacacagacacacgcacacgcgcacgcgtgcgagagagagagagagagagagagagacggtgGGGCCACAAGCCAAGCTGGCTTCTTGAGGTCAGGACTGGTACTCAGTAAACAAGGTGGTCAGTGCCTCTGTCCTTGGAACTCCCTCACCCAACTCATCTCTCCAGCAGGGGAGTGGGCACCAGGCCCACTGCATCTTGTCACGGGTGGGCAAGCATCACTCAGCCCATACAAGCTTCTTCCTCCTATGTCccgctcccctccttcccccaagtCTTCCAGAGGTAAAGAgggcccttcctgcctccctgttCTGACTACTACACAGCCATATCACCCCTCTAGAAAAGACCAGGCCTCCTAGATAGGCTTCGTCCTGGCTGTCAAGCCAAGGCCTGTTGTAATTGGCCCGCTTTGAGGGGGGAGACCCAAATGCTGTGACCTGTGCATTGCACAAGACTCAAGGTCTGGTCCGAAGAGGGCAGGCTATGCTGCCTGCATTGGCTGTGCTCTGAGAGGCCTGAGCTGGCAAGCACACCTGGTGGTCCCTCAGGTGAGGTGAAAGTGGGGCTCCTATTATGGACTTGCCCTGGAAGGGTTAGGTTTCAGGATGGTAAGGGCTGTGGGGCAGCACTCGTCCTCTGTGGAAAACCAGGTCATAGCCAGGTTGACATAGATGGGAGTGTTCAAAGAAACCTGACCTAAGCTGTATCTATTCTTagctttgtggatttttttgttattttgttttgctttgttggtttgtttttgtatgggtactagagcttgaatgcaGAACCTTGAATGGCTTTGctttcccgctcaaagctagcactgtaccacgtgGTCCacacttcatttccagctttttggtgattaggtagagaaagtctcatagacttttttgcccaggctggcttcaaaccctgagcctcagatgttagcctcctgagtagctaggatatatgCACTAGCCCTTGGCACTCAGCTCTATTCTGGTTTGAACTTTGTTTTCTCCTAAATTTTTATGATGAAAATAGAAGTAGATGGCTCCTGTAGAAAATTTgaaagatggagaaaaagaaaaaaaggccacTGTAATCCTACTACCCAGCTGATCTCGCACATGTCTTGTTTAGGTGTCTCTCAGATCATGGATGAAGCAGGCAGGGGCGGTCAGGCTGATGTGTTGGGTGTCCTGTAGGTCCAGCCCCCTCTGATGCTGCCGAGTCCCTTGCCGGGCCAGAGGCCATAAACGCACAATTCTACGGCGCGCCAGGTCTGGGTCTTAAGCTTGTCTCTCAACGGTGGGGCATAGACCCCATGAGTAGCAAGGCACTTGCACCTGCCTGGCACCAGGTTTGAGATGGCCCAAGGATACAGCGTCCTGTTGGAAATTTCATGGCCCACCAGGAGCCCATCCCATGAAGGGATGTTACGGGCGGTCTGTACACCGTGAATTTTCAGTTTTCAGCTAACTTTAGATGAATAAAGAAGTTTAAAGTTGAAGGAGCATCTGCCAGAGGCCTTGTGACACTGTCACAGGAGCGTGTTGGCCTCCACCATGGGCAGGTCTATGGCAGGTGTTCCATGATGGGTGTGAGGGTCTGCACTCCTGGCAGGATGCCCAATGCCAGGGTTGAGTCGTTGTGTGTCACCCAGGGTTCTTTGGGGTCAGGCATCTGCTCCCTGGTGACTGCCTAGAGCACCAGGTCAGAGCTGCCAGCCAGGGCACCCAGTAGGACGCTACTGCCTTTCCTTAGTAGTTCACTGTGTCTTAGTAGATGAGTATGGATCTTTTCCTCCTCAGTGCCCGCCCCAGGAGGCCCTGGCCTGCAGGTCTGCTGCTTTCTCTCCAGTGCATCTGGTAACTAGAGTCTTGCTGTCAGGAAGAGCTGTCCTTCAGCCTGTGGTGTTAGTGTTGCCAGTGTTTGTGTGTGCTGCTCAGAGCTCCATCCAGCCTTCCTCCGAGTACTGCCCTTCTATGCCACTGTGTGCTCCTTCTCTCAAGTACCACGCCCCAGCCCTCCATCACCATGAGCTCCTTCTGTGGACACACATGGTGCTCGTGTCCATCTTCCATATTGGTTAGAGGTATGTGGTCCACCTTTCTGGGCCCTTCTGTGGCATAGTCATACACTCATATCCGTCTCTTCTCCCTGGCACCAGCGCCCTCAGTCTGGGTGGCTTTGTGCCGTTCCTCCTTCATTGTTAAATGCAGCTCTCTAGTCCAAATATAAGTCTGCTCTAGGTGTGGCCCTGCtgattctccctcctcctttcaccTGCAGAttgcacctcctccctccctggcgGAGCCCCTAAAGGAGCTGTTCAAGCAGCAAGAGGCGGTGCGAGGGAAGCTGCGGCTGCAGCACAGCATTGAGCGGGTGAGTGGAGCCCCATGCAAGGGGAGGGGAGTGAGGAGGAGCTGGTGCCTGCACACCTGTGCGCCTGCACTCACCTGTTCCTGTCCTCCCCCAGGAGAAGCTGATTGTGTCTTGTGAGCAGGAGATACTGCGGGTTCACTGCCGGGCGGCCAGGACCATTGCCAACCAGGCTGTGCCCTTCAGTGCATGTACGATGCTGCTGGACTCGGAAGTGTACAACATGCCTCTGGAGAGCCAGGTGAGGGCCCTCCTCAAGGCATCAGTTTGCCCTTGTCCCCAGGAGTCCCTCCTGGGGTCACCAGGCAGGCAGCAGCTGGACTCCATCCACAGTGGACTACTCCCCCAGGAACATGCTCTGGACAAGCATGGACAAAGGCGTTCAGGACAATCTTTCTGGACGTCTTGTGAATTCTGTTTAAGTTCTGAGGCACTTGTGCATACAGTTAGGATAAGaggcctcccttcttcctctcacaGGCTCCAGGGATGATAGCACTGTTTATATGGTAGGCTCTATCTGCAGCTGAGGGTAGCCAAAGCTGGTGCAATAGTGGCAGCAGTGTGGTCACAGGTCTGTCCTCATGGCCCTCCAGAGAACACACTGTCCAAGCTGTCTTGGACACCAGCCTTGGTGAACGTTCCATATTCAAGACTCAGATCCAACAGGCAGCCCTCTTGTTACTCTCCACCCTCTCTGAGCCTGAGTATCCCACAGGCATCGTCCCAGAGCCCACCCTGTGCAGCCTGAGGCTGCCTTACCCCCACTGAGCTCCCTGACCCCTGTGGCTGGTCCCACCTCTGAGGGGCCCATGCCAGGACCCTACCTCCCTGTCCAACATACACTTGCCTGGAACTAGTTCCTTCCTAGCCATTCAAAACTTGGCAATGCCTTCTCTCAGGACTTATGCCCTAGAGACCCCAGGATTTACCATGTGGTAACATACCATGGTTGAATGGTTTAAGCAAAATATATTTGCTGCTGggaatatgaagccctgggttcaaatcttcaGCAGCatgtaaatagaaaaggccagaagtggcgctgtggctcaagtggtagagtgctagccttgagcaaaaagaagccaaggaccatgctcaggccctgagtccaagctccaggactggccaaaaaaaaaagagcaaaatataTTTGCCATGTACTCCAAGATAGTCCATTCTGGAGACATTTACACTTTTTCCATTTCATAGGCATAATAATAGGCTTTCTATAAAGCAAGTCCCAAAGCAGAAAGATTAGTTGGGGATGAGACATGGGAGATTGGATGTTTGGAAGTTATACTTtgtatagaaaagagaaaaaggttttAAGCAATTTCCTGGGTTGCTTTTGAAAGCCAAAGGAGACAGAGGGTCTCTAGCTAAAGCTTCTTCCCATATGCATGTTTCTCACTGGTCGGGGCACTTTGACAGTAGGAAGTCACAGACCAAGTCATGGTGCTCacgatcctggggtttgaactcagggcctgtgcacactgtccctgagctttattgctcaaggcttgcactctaccacttgagccacagctctacttccagctttttttggcagttcattggagacaagagtcttacagactttctgcccaggctggctttgaactggaatccttaggtctcagcctcctaaacagccaTTGGACATCCAGGATAAACCCACTTACTTATCAGACCTGCTGCACTGTGGCCTCTAGTTCATCTTCCTTCCCGTGGGCTTCTCTAGCCTGGCTCTGTTTGCAAATCCATCTATCATGGTGGAACAAGTAAGTTTGTATCTGAATAAAAATGAAGTGATGGCTGAAGGATGCTAAGTCAAACTGTGCAGAGTGGAAGCCAATGAAGAGGCTGATCCCAGGCAGATATCCCAAAGAACAAAGGGGAAGAACTTGAAataatgcctttttttcttttttattggtccTGAGGacctggtcactatccctgagcctttttgctcaaggatagaccGCTTTGAATCACAGCATGAGGcaccggtggcttacacctaatcctagctactcagaaggctgagacctgagaataggggttcaaagccagcctgggcaggaaagtctataagactattatctccaattaaccaccagaaaaccagaagtagcgctgtggctcaagtggtagagcactatccttgagctgaagagctcagagacagtgcccaggcccagagtccaagctccataaccaacaacaacaaaagtgtcacaggactttcctgcccccctcTGGCTCCAAaccagaattctcagatctcagccttctgagtagttagaattataggtgtgagccactggcacccagctatgatGCTCTTTTTATATAAACTCACTTTCCGGAAATGGAGGTCGCTATGTCTAGAAAACCTTGCTCCACCCCTCCATGCACAGGGGCTGGGTGTCCTCAGGTGGGGCTGCTGCCACAGCTTCTGTAGCGGTGCCTGAGGATACTTCTTCCCAGGGCACGGTAGACAACCATTAAGGGGAATGGGAAGGTAGCTTGTGCTTGTCCACCTCTGCGATGAAGTCACCCTCTGCTCTGTGTTGGAGAAAGGACAAGCAAAGCAGTATGTGGTCTGCCTTCTTGTGCCCCTCTCTCATTAATATCCATGTTTGTTCTCTCCAGGGTGATGAGAATAAGTCTGTCCGAGATCGTTTCAACGCTCGCCAGTTCATCTCCTGGCTGCAGGACGTGGATGACAAGTATGACCGCATGAAGGTAAGGAGTGAGgagcctccttgcctgccttccCTTCCGTTCAAGTATGCAAGAAGCAGCTCCTGATGCTGGCTGAACCAGGCCCCTGGGCCATATGGTCAGACCTCTGTGAAACCTGGCCTTGAGTGCTTTGAGGTCACAGCAGGTACCTACCACTGCCCTTCTCTTAAGTGCCATCAGGATAGTAGACAGGAAGATGGTAGGGGTAGATGAGAAAGTAGATGCAAATGCCTGCCTGCTCAACAAGGATGGCACAAGACCCCAAGAAACTACAAGGACAGTAGCTGGCTGTAACATCTCCTCAACACAGCTGGCCCATGCCACATCCACAACCCCAGCACTGTATATCTTGGACAACATACCACAGCAGTTTGCTCAGGAAGGTTGTTGGTGAGGACACAAGGACTAGGGGAAGGAGGATCATAAGCCCACGTGGCCCTTAAACTTAACACAGGTATCCACGTGGCCCTTCACAGGGTATTTGACATCTGAGGCACAGTCTGTGCCCACAGTTCCCAGGGGatggggatctctctctctctctctctctctctctctctctctctctctctctctctctctctctctctctctctctctctctctctctctccctccctccctccctccctcctcctgtcagAGCCATCTCCAGGTCAAGTGAGGCCCAGGGAAACTCTGTACAGAGAAACCAGCACATTGACACATACAGTAAAAATGCCATGTCTTTTGTTAATGTGAAACTCCTACGAACTGATACATAAAGAAGcagtccaggaaaaaaaaggaggtaaAATGACCAGACCTTAATGAAGGGTTGCTCAGTATAATCATTACTTTCACAATCAAAAGGTAAATTTAGTTTCCCATTTAGAAGATTATGGGGCTGCaagtgtggctaaagtagtagaatgtCTAGCAAACATAGATCTCTGAATTTGCCCCCCtgctggggtggaggggaaaTGTTCATAGAAGGCTGCCATGCCAAGGCTGGAGGAGGACGCCGGCCACCTCCCCCCAGGTTGGCAGAAGTGTCAGCTGCTGGATTTACATCGAACAAGTTGACAGCCTCTATCAGATTTCAGAATGATATTatggctggtgatatggcctagtggcaagagtgcttgcctcccaaaaTGATATTATGTCTAACGTAGCAGTCTTGCCTTAGTCATTTAAAACTTAATTAAGGTCCTGGACAAAAGCACTCATTGAAATGCATAGAATCTACCACTACAGCCTATCAAGCTTGAATTTAGCACTGAGCACCTCTGATTTCCCTGGGTCGTCATTTCATCCTGTCCGGGCCCTTGTGTGCACTTTCAGTGGCCGAGTTTCTATGCGAATACAAAGAGTGAAACAATGCTATTGCCATATTCTATTAAGAAGCTATGGCGGCTAGAGGCTGTACCCATAGTTGCTGGCAGTGCTCCTAGGGTGGGAGTTAGTGTGGCCTAAACAgaacaggaaaggagaggagacttGTGCACGGCCCTGTTAATGACTGCTGCCCAGTCACTGAACAAGAATGCGAGAAGCTTAGGATATAGGACTGCCAAGTGCCATGCCCTGGTTCCCGGGGGCAGCACCACACACCTGGCTTCAAGGAAGCCTGGGTGCTTGAGGCTCTGGCCAGGGAGAGTGGTGACAGTGCATCAGGCACAGGCTCCGTGCTGCAGACCAGGATAGGGGTGCAGCATGATGTGAACTGGGCACAGTAGTGCATTGTGGGGCCCTTGTCTGCCCCCTCACTGTGTGTGTCCCGCAGACGTGCCTCCTGATGCGGCAGCAGCATGAGGCTGCAGCCCTCAACGCTGTGCAGAGGATGGAGTggcagttgaaggcccaggagtTGGACCCTGCAGGACACAAGTCCCTGTGCGTGAACGAGGTGCCCTCCTTCTACGTGCCCATGGTGGACGTTAATGATGACTTCGTGCTGCTGCCAGCGTGACACCTCGGGAAGGCTGCAGAACATAGACAAGGGCCACACAGTCGCCCCGTGCTGCCGTGGAGTCCggtggtagtagtggtggtggtggtggtggtggtggtagtggtggcggcggcggcggcggtatTGGCGACCgcggcagaggaagaggagggagcacAGCGTCCACCAGGAGGGAGGAGTCCAAAGACTGTTCTGTCCGCATGCCTCCCCTTCCAGACTGGCCCCGATGCCAGGGATGCAGAATGTGTGTCTCTACCAACTGCCATGGGAGCACAAGGCCAGCTCTCCACAAAGCCTCGCCATGGGAGGAGGAGACTCCTGGGCATGGGCAGCTCTCCCAGCCCGGCGTCCTCCATGTCCTCTTCCAGCCAACTGCAGGGCACTCGAGGAGTTTGTGCAACAGTGTGTTTTTAAATTCCTCGTTCCATTCTGATCAGCTACAGGAAATGAACTGAACCTCCAGGTCGGAGGGACAGGAGAGCGCCATCCCACAGAAGGTCCTCAAGGTCCTCAGGACAGGCTGGGACACTAGGATGCTGGTGCCAGCCAGGGCCCGGCTGCCACCTGCCCGGCCGCAGAGGGACACAGCCAGGACTCTCCAATAGTGTTTTTAATGGAGTCAAATCCACGTggtttgtatattttttcctttaatcttgggcattttgtttctctttctgagaACGTAACTTGAAACACTACAGAGCCAATAGTCCTATAAAGAGTGTATCTGCAAACGCTGTACAGTTTTATATACATTCACAATGTACTTTTGCTGCCTTCTAGATAATTTATTTTGCAACACATTACTGCACAGTTGTAAATAACTTATGTACTGTAACATCACTTTCAGTTATgtgtaaagaaataaataaattaattaaaatgttcttTGTACATGCGCTGGCCATCCCAGGAGGAGCAAATGTGTAACCAACAAGTTGTTCTGTCTACAAACTCAAGTGTACTAAGCTTTCCTTCTCAATAGTTCCATTTTAAtctacaaatgagcattttcctcTCTGTGCCAGACACTACCCCTCCTGTAAGTAAACCCTTCACTTGGCTgtcactgcccctccccctccccacaggaAAGCAAGgatgcctcccctccccttttctgggGTCAGACTGCcaagctccccccctcccccatctgttCCTTGGCCTGTGAAagcaggaaggctggagagagctGCCTTCCCTGGCAGCCCCCAGCCTGAGACCTTCCTTCCCAAGCACCATGGAGCTTCTGCTGGAGGTCAGGGTGTCAGGAATAGGCCAAGACCATTCCTAGTTTTTCTGGCAGCTCTGAGCTAGGGGATCCCTGTTTCTCAAGTCTCCTCACTGACAGAAAAATAGCTTAGCAAGGGTAGAGGCCCGGTATATCCCACAGCCAGGCATTGCACCCAGTATTCAGACAAAGCCCAAAGTCGGACCAGTGCAGTGCTATCAGCAACGTGGCCTGCTGCTTGTCCTGCTGGGTCACATCCTTCAGAAGCTTGAGGAGTACAGTGGGACCCTCATTCCCCAGCCACACAGGTTGTTGCGCTTCTGCTTTTGTGGATCCCTCTGTTCCCTTCAGCGCTTGCTCTCACCTGGCCTGGAACCCTCCCGAGCCAGAGGCATTGGCACTGACCTTCAGTCAGCTCATTGCTCCATTGTTACCATGCTGCTCCAGATCCACTGGCCACCCCTGGGCCCACAGATTCCcccagctccttcctcctcctgcttggTCTTGCAGCCCCTAGCTGCCTGTGGGGTCCTGCTGCTTTGGTGGGTCTCCCCAAGGTGACCATCCTGAGCCCGCTTGGTGGGTCTCCCAAGGGACCATGTGGCCGGGCCTCGTCTCCACCCCTCAGCCCCACGGTCCCCAAGGGTCTGACTGGAGTTCGTGGAGCTTCCGGTGGAGCAGCAGGAACAATGGGCCTGGGAGGAGGACACTCAGACCCCACAGGCCCTGGCAGGTGGGCAGCGGGGAGTGAGCAACGCCCCAGGTTCACTCATACTGCTTTCTCCTTGAGTTTGAATCATGTAGGTACCTAGACCGGGCTGCCAAGACAGTAGGCTTTGAATGGGGAGTGACATGTTCTGCTCAGGTGCAAAGGCAGATCTGCACCCGTGAgactgggggcctgggctggaggaggagaggcTGGAGACGGTGCTCGTGGTCTGCGTGGGAGATGGAGCCCTACCAGCTCCCCTCCATCCTGCCCACCTGTCCAGGCACGGGCCTTAACGGATGTGGCCACATCTGTGGAGTGTGCCTGGGGCCTTGGGACCCATAgggtttcttccttcttcccgtGTGGCATCCTGATCAAGCTCCATTTCACaaaccacattttaaaataaataaaactggaatAGCATGACCCCAACAGTACTGTGATAACCTGAGGGGCGGAAGTTCTGCCCCACTGTGGAGCGTCAAAGGGGATCCTGCCCCACATAGAGGGGCCCGGAACTCCCACCCCCACACActgcaggtgggggt is drawn from Perognathus longimembris pacificus isolate PPM17 chromosome 10, ASM2315922v1, whole genome shotgun sequence and contains these coding sequences:
- the Ankrd11 gene encoding ankyrin repeat domain-containing protein 11 isoform X1 — protein: MPKGGCSKTPQQEDFPLSNDMVEKQTGKKDKDKVSLTKTPKLDRSDGGKEVRERATKRKLPFTVGANGEQKDSDTERQGPERKRIRKEPVARKSGLLFGMGLSGIRAGYPLSERQQVALLMQMTAEESANSPVDTTPKHPSQSTVCQKGTPNSASKTKDKVNKRNERGETRLHRAAIRGDARRIKELISEGADVNVKDFAGWTALHEACNRGYYDIAKQLLAAGAEVNTKGLDDDTPLHDAANNGHYKVVKLLLRYGGNPQQSNRKGETPLKVANSPTMVNLLLGKGTYTSSEESSTESSEEEDAPSFAPSSSVDGNNTDSEFEKGLKLKAKNPEPQKTVTPVKDEYEFDEDDEQDRIPPVDDKHLLKKDYRKEAKSNSFISIPKMEVKSYTKNNTLAPKKAAHRILSDTSDEEDVSITVGAGEKLRLSAHTMLPSSKARESSSSRQQKEKSKVKKKRKKEAKGKEVRFGKRTDKFCSSGSESESSESDEDDGDSVGSSGCLKGSPLVLKDPSLFSSLSASSTSSHGSTAAQKHNPGHTDQHTKHWRTDNWKAISSPAWSEVSSLSDSSGTGLTSESDCSSEGSSVESLKPTRRKQEHRKRSSLQSTQPEKRSTFHPSTDGAVPKLDKEGKVVKKHKTKHKHKSKEKGQCSVSQELKLKSFTYEYEDSKQKSDKAILLDNDISTENKLKVLKHDREHFKKEEKLGKMKSEEKEWLFKDEKALKRIKEMNKDIGRSFREEKDRSNKAEREKSTKEKSPKEEKLRKKRSKDRPSKLEKKNDMKDDRVSKEKVFKEEKEKLKKEKVYREDSAFDEYCNKSQFLESEDTKFSLSDDQQERWFSDLSDSSFDFKGEDSWDSPVTDYRDIKSDSVAKLILDSKEKKRDNKAREKRDFRETFFRKKDREYLDKNSEKRRETEKHKSISSYLSEKDKKRRESAEGGRDRRDTLEGSRERRDGRTRPEEGHREDLKECGCESFKDKPDCDFAKNLEPWERPHAIREKEKRDGLEKERKEKIRTEKYKDKSSERDRNEKSILEKCQKDKEFDRCFKEKKDGKEKHKDLHSKDKDRKLSLEQTREKKEKTFSGLMSEDFSEKKDDKKGKEKSWYIADIFTDESEDEKDDYLAGGFKVGEASDMQRMDSLQEKEDGREPHPSDRHRKSSSDRQHVEKPRDKEPKEKKKDRGAAEVGKDKKDKIFEKHKEKKDKECAEKYKDRKDRSSVDSAQEKKNKQKLPEKVEKKHSTEDKAKNRHKEKPEKEHSRERKASRSTEMEKSLLEKLEEEALHEYREDSNDKISEVSSDSFADRGQEPGLSTLLEVSFSEPPPEDKARDSSCLAEKLREKERHRHSSSSSKKSHEREKAKKEKSEKKEKGEDYKESGNRKDSSQYEKDFLESDTYGITYSTKADAEEDLDKTIELFSAEKKERNDSEREASKKIEKELKPYGSSTISILKERKKREKHRDKWRDEKEKHRDKHVDGFLRHHRDEPRLTAKDKDNPLSAFKEKCRDEGLKLSETKLKEKLKENTEREKGDPVKMSNGNDKLPSSRDLGKKEPRPREKLLGDGDLMMTSFERMLSQKDLEIEERHKRHKERMKQMEKMRHRSGDPKLKEKTKPSDDGRKKSLDIPSKKPLGLDPPFKDKKLKESAPMLPTTESKPPPGPGAEPKDWLAGPSLKEVLPASPRPEQGRPTGVPTPTSVVSCPSYEEVMHTPRTPSCSADDYPDLVFDCADSQHSMPVSTTSTSACSPPFFDRFSVASSGVSENPGQTPTRPVSTNLYRSISVDIRRTPEEEFSVGDKLFRQQSVPAAPSFDSPVQHLLEDKASLPAVPAEKFACLSPGYYSPDYGVPSPKTDTLHCPPAVVGSATPSPEGVFSNLPAKSSPSPRAELLAPTVEGTLPPDLGLPLDATEDQQATAAIIPPEPSYLEPLDEGPFSAVITEEPVEWTHPATEQALSSTLVASASDNPVSWPVGPDLLLKSPQRFPESPKHFCPTESLHATTPGPFSAAEPQYPVSPVSYPLPAPEPGLEEVKDDGEGAVPAAISASEGSAAYAAPARLDSFFSNCKSLPDGPLDTAPEPTCVPTVAQVEALGPLESTFLDSGHNLSTLAQVDPVPWPDAFTSPEDELDLGPFSLPELPLQAKDTSDVEAEAAEGSTVPPEESPAGAPGILSGGVSALAAEEQPAPPSEQPSPQPPAEPEPSEGPKPEVAPEATAEAENLVGKRAPEDLESSSVPVSGPPEQCPLGGGDESKAEEPCATAHCTPDGGPSVDDVTQAHDSVEIAHVTPPSEGTLGGAPPEATDPEPKPMAETPKAPKVEEVPQRMTRNRAQMLASQSKQSTPPTEKEPTPVPASRAKGRTSEEEDAQAQHPRKRRFQRSSQQLQQQLNTSTQQTREVIQQTLAAIVDAIKLDAIEPYHSDRSNPYFEYLQIRKKIEEKRKILCCITPQAPQCYAEYVTYTGSYLLDGKPLSKLHIPVIAPPPSLAEPLKELFKQQEAVRGKLRLQHSIEREKLIVSCEQEILRVHCRAARTIANQAVPFSACTMLLDSEVYNMPLESQGDENKSVRDRFNARQFISWLQDVDDKYDRMKTCLLMRQQHEAAALNAVQRMEWQLKAQELDPAGHKSLCVNEVPSFYVPMVDVNDDFVLLPA